One Panicum virgatum strain AP13 chromosome 3N, P.virgatum_v5, whole genome shotgun sequence DNA segment encodes these proteins:
- the LOC120666375 gene encoding protein RTF1 homolog, whose amino-acid sequence MTKSEELTDLLLQAAGRTGKNQSRPSNQRWNSGGSGSDGFDDDDDSDAAPTYSRKKPPSQVPLKKRHQPEKGVRRGGGGWRGDDNDDDDDDGRRSGGEDSDSAPSVGSDLYKDEEDKEKLEKMSELQRELILADRGTRIDDYKLKQMARASSSKAGKGSRRDSSPPLPPSRMRSSTRTDKSGSATKSALDELRAKRMRQQDPEAYRNRYKDLLSKSSSPTRRRAGSPPSDGSNDGDNRGRLNDPGRIADDGRGDEFDESPSRLDPLKFDDVKSITLRRSKLVKWFMEPFFEDLMSGCFVRLGIGKTKNGTPKYRLCIVRNVDASDPDRKYKLESYTTCKYLNVVWDTEANAARWQMTQVSDSPPNEEEFKEWLQEAEKNGARILTRQEVLEKKDAIQEAYNFVYNAQTVKKMLLQKSAVRRPINVAAEKDRLRDELEMALSQRNEAEAERIHAKLNSLQNMSQPMSKNEKAAKLEAMNRKNRAENFKNASEMKPVNTSLKAGEAGYDPFSRRWTRSRNYYAAKPGGDNAEEAANGSNGSAVAGNEDVKNKAQTGTAATAAAQVAAADAGKLVDTNAPVDLGTESNALHTFELPISLSALQEFGGAKGLFDGYMARKQKIEATMGYKVPDNDGRRHALTLSVSDYKRRRGLL is encoded by the coding sequence ATGACTAAGTCGGAGGAGCTGACTGATCTGCTCCTGCAGGCCGCCGGCCGGACGGGGAAGAACCAGTCCCGGCCGAGCAACCAGCGGTGGAACTCCGGGGGGAGCGGCTCCGACGGCTTCGATGACGATGACGACTCGGACGCCGCGCCGACCTACTCGAGGAAGAAGCCGCCGTCGCAGGTGCCGCTCAAGAAGCGGCACCAGCCGGAGAAGGGCGtccggaggggcggcggcgggtggcggggCGACGAcaacgatgacgacgacgacgacgggaggcgcagcggcggcgaggactcGGACAGTGCGCCGTCGGTGGGGAGCGACCTGTACAAGGACGAGGAAGATAAGGAGAAGCTGGAGAAGATGTCGGAGCTCCAAAGGGAGTTGATCCTGGCTGACCGGGGCACCCGCATCGACGACTACAAGCTCAAGCAAATGGCGCGCGCGTCCTCGTCCAAGGCAGGAAAAGGCTCCAGGAGGGACAGCAGCCCGCCCCTGCCGCCCAGCCGGATGCGTTCGTCGACCCGGACTGATAAGTCTGGGTCTGCCACCAAGAGCGCGCTGGATGAGCTGAGGGCCAAGCGGATGAGGCAGCAGGATCCAGAGGCGTACCGCAACAGGTACAAAGACCTGCTCTCAAAGAGCAGCTCACCTACTAGGCGCAGGGCTGGGAGCCCCCCAAGTGATGGGAGCAACGATGGGGATAACAGGGGGAGACTGAATGACCCTGGGAGGATTGCTGACGATGGCAGGGGTGATGAGTTTGATGAGTCCCCCAGTAGGCTTGACCCACTCAAGTTTGATGATGTGAAGAGTATTACCCTCAGGAGGTCAAAGCTGGTGAAGTGGTTCATGGAGCCATTCTTTGAGGATCTCATGTCTGGGTGCTTTGTGCGGCTTGGCATTGGCAAGACAAAGAATGGGACCCCAAAATACAGGCTTTGTATAGTGAGGAATGTGGATGCAAGTGATCCAGATCGGAAGTACAAACTGGAAAGCTACACGACCTGCAAGTATCTCAATGTTGTGTGGGATACTGAGGCTAATGCTGCTCGGTGGCAGATGACTCAGGTATCAGACTCCCCACCCAATGAAGAAGAGTTCAAGGAATGGCTGCAAGAGGCCGAGAAGAATGGCGCCCGTATACTGACTCGTCAGGAAGTGCTAGAGAAGAAAGATGCCATTCAGGAGGCCTACAACTTCGTGTATAATGCTCAGACTGTGAAGAAAATGCTGCTACAGAAATCAGCTGTGAGGCGTCCTATCAATGTTGCTGCTGAGAAGGATCGGTTGAGGGATGAGTTGGAGATGGCTTTGAGCCAGAGGAATGAAGCTGAAGCGGAGAGGATCCACGCAAAGCTGAATAGTCTGCAGAACATGTCACAGCCAATGTCAAAAAATGAGAAGGCTGCCAAGTTGGAGGCTATGAACAGGAAGAACCGTGCTGAGAACTTCAAGAACGCTTCGGAAATGAAACCTGTTAATACAAGTTTGAAGGCTGGAGAGGCTGGTTATGACCCTTTTTCAAGGAGGTGGACAAGATCAAGAAACTATTATGCAGCAAAGCCAGGAGGAGATAATGCTGAAGAAGCGGCCAATGGGTCCAATGGCAGTGCAGTGGCTGGCAATGAAGATGTGAAGAACAAAGCTCAAACTGGTACAGCAGCCACAGCGGCAGCTCAAGTGGCAGCGGCTGATGCTGGGAAGCTGGTTGATACCAATGCACCAGTGGATCTGGGAACAGAATCAAATGCGCTGCACACATTTGAGCTTCCTATATCATTGTCTGCTCTGCAAGAATTTGGTGGAGCCAAGGGCCTGTTTGATGGTTACATGGCAAGGAAACAGAAGATAGAAGCTACAATGGGGTACAAAGTGCCTGACAATGATGGAAGGAGGCATGCTTTAACCCTGAGTGTGAGCGACTACAAAAGGCGACGGGGTCTCCTCTGA
- the LOC120667944 gene encoding uncharacterized protein LOC120667944 — protein sequence MSDGWTDTSHRHLINFLANSPAETFLGSVNASSEVADANMLADLLENQIDKVGKEYVVQLVTDNGANFKAAGRILMERIPHLFWTPCATHCLNLMLQDIGEIKDFNTAINWAKKLSRFIYKHGRLLDLMRDKIGGDLVRPAVTRFATSYLTLASMHQHKNGLKTLFVSDEWQANTLSKTAEGLQCQKIALSLPFWNKVENCLRASQPLLVALRIADGDETPAAPEIMAAMDIAKSSIKESLKDKPSLLNEVMGCYEKRWENQMEQKLYGAALFLNPGKFFAIRENDRRQAARLRSMFNDVFWKMVLDDNEQTKISKQADDYERSEGDCFSKPLAIRDRDKKNPILWWGSYGGLAYELQSLAKRIISLCCSASGCERNWSAFAHVHTKKRNRLEHKRLNKLVYVSYNQKMANRFQKIRELGSKGKRSNPLLLEEFQWENEWVDENCEPVHTGAAADDAGNTLTWAQVDVASEATEALRGRGLPRAAAARAAATVSHTYARKRKRPRKQRATDIAEEDDSDHEMIDAANDQLDGSDSEAIMDQDQEDADSGGCAIAAAGGFQLNSDLLN from the exons ATGTCGGATGGGTGGACAGATACAAGCCATCGCCATCTCATCAACTTTCTTGCCAATAGTCCAGCAGAGACCTTCCTAGGCTCAGTGAATGCTTCAAGTGAGGTAGCAGATGCAAATATGTTAGCAGATTTGTTGGAGAACCAAATTGACAAAGTTGGGAAAGAATATGTAGTGCAGCTAGTCACTGACAATGGAGCCAATTTCAAGGCAGCGGGAAGGATTTTAATGGAGAGGATCCCACATTTGTTTTGGACACCTTGTGCTACACATTGCTTGAATTTGATGTTGCAGGACATTGGAGAGATAAAAGATTTCAACACAGCAATCAATTGGGCAAAGAAACTGTCCAGATTTATCTACAAGCATGGAAGGCTTCTTGATCTTATGAGGGATAAGATAGGTGGAGATCTTGTAAGGCCAGCTGTGACTCGCTTTGCTACTTCATATCTCACATTGGCAAGTATGCATCAGCACAAGAATGGTCTGAAAACTTTATTTGTTAGTGATGAATGGCAGGCTAACACCTTGTCTAAAACTGCTGAAGGACTGCAATGTCAAAAAATTGCCCTTTCATTGCCATTTTGGAACAAAGTGGAAAATTGCCTAAGAGCTTCTCAGCCACTCCTTGTTGCTCTAAGAATAGCTGATGGAGATGAGACACCAGCAGCTCCTGAGATCATGGCAGCAATGGATATTGCAAAGAGCTCCATCAAGGAATCTCTGAAAGACAAACCTAGTTTACTTAATGAAGTAATGGGGTGCTATGAGAAGAGGTGGGAAAATCAAATGGAGCAAAAGTTGTATGGTGCAGCCCTATTCTTGAATCCAGGCAAGTTCTTTGCTATAAGGGAAAATGACAGGAGACAAGCTGCAAGGCTAAGGTCCATGTTCAATGATGTTTTCTGGAAGATGGTCTTGGATGATAATGAACAGACCAAGATTAGTAAGCAAGCTGATGATTACGAAAGGTCTGAAGGTGATTGCTTCTCAAAGCCATTAGCAATAAGAGATAGAGATAAAAAGAATCCTA TTCTTTGGTGGGGATCATATGGTGGCTTAGCATATGAGCTCCAAAGTTTAGCAAAAAGAATCATAAGTCTTTGCTGTTCAGCATCTGGATGTGAGCGTAATTGGAGCGCATTTGCTCAT GTCCATACCAAAAAGAGAAACCGATTAGAGCACAAAAGGCTGAACAAGTTGGTGTATGTTAGCTACAACCAGAAGATGGCAAATAGATTTCAAAAAATTAGAGAACTCGGTTCCAAAGGAAAGAGATCGAACCCCCTGCTACTTGAAGAGTTTCAATGGGAGAATGAATGGGTTGATGAAAATTGTGAACCAGTTCACACAGGAGCAGCAGCTGATGATGCTGGCAATACTTTGACTTGGGCTCAAGTGGATGTAGCTAGTGAGGCAACTGAAGCTCTACGGGGTCGTGGCTTGCCtagggctgctgctgctcgtgctGCTGCTACTGTCAGCCATACTTATGCTAGGAAGAGGAAGCGTCCAAGGAAGCAGCGAGCTACAGATATTGCTGAAGAAGATGACAGTGATCATGAGATGATAGATGCGGCAAATGACCAGCTTGATGGATCTGATTCAGAAGCAATAATGGATCAAGATCAGGAGGATGCAGATTCTGGAGGATGTGCAATAGCTGCGGCCGGAGGCTTCCAATTGAATTCTGATTTGCTTAATTAG
- the LOC120666376 gene encoding probable 2,3-bisphosphoglycerate-independent phosphoglycerate mutase, producing the protein MTGAEGRGLRRSRVAFVLVDGIGDVTIPSLGGRTPLEAARAPRLDALAAAGVAGLMDPVEPGLACGSDTAHLSLLGYDPRVYYRGRGAFESMGTGLAMAPGDIAFKSNFATLDENTGVIVSRRADRHFEEEGPILCAALDGMKLPSFPEYEVRVRYATEHRCGVVVKGPKLSGNISGTDPLKDNRLHLKAEPLDDSEEAKNTAAVVNELSKEITRILVSHPINTKRAAEGKNIANVVLLRGCGIRIEVPAFETKHGLAPCMVAPTKIIAGLGLSLGIDILEAPGATGDYRTLLTSKAKAIAKALSAPMNTPPRVFVPGEDEYKAGRENGYDFGFLHIKAIDDAGHDKAVKLKVRGLEAVDRAIGQLARLLWEAEKAGHYQYFLCVTGDHSTPVEYGDHSIEPVPFALCRLRDYVGAIGEDNVVDTLLDDFPLPSVKSGDDLVDNMESTEHKPDQLKAFSGDSVYEFNEIATARGCLGRFPGSEMMGIIKKFIKAKND; encoded by the exons atgacgggggcggaggggagggggctgAGGCGGAGCCGGGTGGCGTTCGTGCTGGTGGACGGGATCGGGGACGTGACGATCCCGTCGCTGGGCGGGCGGACGCCGCtggaggcggcgcgcgcgccgcggctggacgcgctggcggcggccggggtggcgggGCTCATGGACCCCGTGGAGCCGGGGCTCGCGTGCGGCAGCGACACGGCGCACCTCTCCCTGCTCGGGTACGACCCGCGCGTGTACTACCGCGGGCGCGGCGCGTTCGAGTCCATGGGCACCGGGCTCGCCATGGCGCCCGGCGACATCGCCTTCAAG TCCAACTTTGCTACATTGGATGAGAACACGGGGGTTATTGTCAGCAGGAGGGCAGATCGGCATTTTGAGGAGGAAGGACCTATCCTCTGTGCTGCGTTGGATGGGATGAAGCTTCCATCATTTCCTGAGTATGAAGTCAGAGTCAG GTATGCTACTGAGCACAGATGTGGTGTGGTTGTCAAAGGGCCAAAGCTGAGTGGGAACATTTCTGGAACTGATCCCTTGAAGGACAACCGGTTGCATCTGAAAGCTGAACCATTGGATGATTCAGAAGAAGCTAAAAACACTGCAGCTGTTGTCAACGAGCTTTCTAAGGAGATTACACGCATACTGGTTTCTCACCCTATCAACACGAAGCGTGCAGCTGAAGGGAAGAACATTGCAAATGTTGTGCTGTTGCGTGGCTGCGGCATCCGGATTGAG GTACCTGCCTTTGAAACCAAGCATGGACTTGCACCATGCATGGTAGCTCCTACTAAGATCATAGCTGGCCTGGGGCTGTCACTGGGTATTGATATCCTTGAAGCACCTGGAGCAACCGGAGATTATCGCACTCTCTTAACTTCTAAAGCTAAAGCTATAGCAAAGGCACTCTCTGCCCCTATGAATACACCACCTCGTGTTTTTGTCCCTGGAGAGGATGAATATAAAGCTGGAAGAGAAAATGGGTATGACTTTGGGTTCTTGCACATAAAG GCCATTGATGATGCTGGCCATGATAAGGCTGTCAAGCTAAAGGTACGGGGTCTAGAAGCTGTTGATCGAGCTATTGGTCAGCTTGCAAGGCTTCTTTGGGAAGCTGAAAAGGCGGGACACTACCAGTACTTCCTTTGTGTCACAGGAGACCATTCTACTCCTGTTGAATACGGTGACCATAGCATCGAACCTGTCCCATTTGCATTATGCAGGCTGAGAGATTATGTGGGAGCCATTGGGGAGGATAATGTGGTGGACACACTCCTTGATGATTTCCCGCTCCCTTCAGTAAAATCTGGAGATGATTTGGTAGACAATATGGAGTCAACCGAGCACAAGCCTGATCAGCTTAAAGCTTTCAGTGGCGATTCTGTTTATGAATTCAATGAGATCGCCACTGCGAGGGGCTGCCTTGGACGATTCCCTGGAAGCGAGATGATGGGCATCATCAAGAAGTTTATCAAGGCGAAGAATGATTAA